Proteins found in one Ctenopharyngodon idella isolate HZGC_01 chromosome 16, HZGC01, whole genome shotgun sequence genomic segment:
- the tstd3 gene encoding thiosulfate sulfurtransferase/rhodanese-like domain-containing protein 3 isoform X1, giving the protein MALNVYSRLTRSFVRVLASRSVIPVTRPLTTSSCWTHLRCLQHIRVIRYDGASLRNFSSSSQPSIDVSYEQLKKLLVSRSSVVIDVREPWELREYGNIQGSVNVPLGQLNGALQLKPDEFKEKYGGDMPSQSQNIVFTCLAGVRSKTALETAVSLGYTKVQHFPGGWQEWAERELIQTKK; this is encoded by the exons ATGGCTTTAAATGTCTATTCACGGCTGACAAGAAGTTTTGTCCGCGTTTTAGCGAGCAGAAGTGTCATTCCTGTCACAAGACCTCTGACAACGAGTTCATGCTGGACACATTTACGTTGCTTACAGC ATATCCGCGTCATTCGTTATGATGGTGCTTCATTACGAAATTTCAGCTCTTCTAGCCAGCCTTCAATAGATGTGTCATATGAGCAGCTGAAGAAACTGCTGGTGTCCCGATCCAGTGTGGTTATAGACGTCCGCGAGCCGTGGGAACTCAGGGAATACGGGAACATACAGGGATCAGTTAACGTTCCAC TGGGACAATTGAACGGAGCTCTCCAGCTCAAACCTGATGAATTCAAGGAGAAATACGGAGGAGATATGCCATCACAATCCCAAAATATAGTGTTCACCTGCCTAGCTGGTGTAAGAAGCAAAACTGCCCTGGAAACTGCAGTGTCTTTAGGATACACCAA GGTTCAGCATTTTCCAGGCGGATGGCAAGAATGGGCAGAACGTGAATTAATACAAACCAAAAAGTGA
- the tstd3 gene encoding thiosulfate sulfurtransferase/rhodanese-like domain-containing protein 3 isoform X3: MALNVYSRLTRSFVRVLASRSVIPVTRPLTTSSCWTHLRCLQHIRVIRYDGASLRNFSSSSQPSIDVSYEQLKKLLVSRSSVVIDVREPWELREYGNIQGSVNVPLGQLNGALQLKPDEFKEKYGGDMPSQSQNIVFTCLAGVRSKTALETAVSLGYTKFRSGVLAGQ, encoded by the exons ATGGCTTTAAATGTCTATTCACGGCTGACAAGAAGTTTTGTCCGCGTTTTAGCGAGCAGAAGTGTCATTCCTGTCACAAGACCTCTGACAACGAGTTCATGCTGGACACATTTACGTTGCTTACAGC ATATCCGCGTCATTCGTTATGATGGTGCTTCATTACGAAATTTCAGCTCTTCTAGCCAGCCTTCAATAGATGTGTCATATGAGCAGCTGAAGAAACTGCTGGTGTCCCGATCCAGTGTGGTTATAGACGTCCGCGAGCCGTGGGAACTCAGGGAATACGGGAACATACAGGGATCAGTTAACGTTCCAC TGGGACAATTGAACGGAGCTCTCCAGCTCAAACCTGATGAATTCAAGGAGAAATACGGAGGAGATATGCCATCACAATCCCAAAATATAGTGTTCACCTGCCTAGCTGGTGTAAGAAGCAAAACTGCCCTGGAAACTGCAGTGTCTTTAGGATACACCAA attcaggtcaggcgtattggctggccaataa
- the tstd3 gene encoding thiosulfate sulfurtransferase/rhodanese-like domain-containing protein 3 isoform X2, with protein sequence MALNVYSRLTRSFVRVLASRSVIPVTRPLTTSSCWTHLRCLQHIRVIRYDGASLRNFSSSSQPSIDVSYEQLKKLLVSRSSVVIDVREPWELREYGNIQGSVNVPLGQLNGALQLKPDEFKEKYGGDMPSQSQNIVFTCLAGVRSKTALETAVSLGYTKGAQTVYYDGPKIKLD encoded by the exons ATGGCTTTAAATGTCTATTCACGGCTGACAAGAAGTTTTGTCCGCGTTTTAGCGAGCAGAAGTGTCATTCCTGTCACAAGACCTCTGACAACGAGTTCATGCTGGACACATTTACGTTGCTTACAGC ATATCCGCGTCATTCGTTATGATGGTGCTTCATTACGAAATTTCAGCTCTTCTAGCCAGCCTTCAATAGATGTGTCATATGAGCAGCTGAAGAAACTGCTGGTGTCCCGATCCAGTGTGGTTATAGACGTCCGCGAGCCGTGGGAACTCAGGGAATACGGGAACATACAGGGATCAGTTAACGTTCCAC TGGGACAATTGAACGGAGCTCTCCAGCTCAAACCTGATGAATTCAAGGAGAAATACGGAGGAGATATGCCATCACAATCCCAAAATATAGTGTTCACCTGCCTAGCTGGTGTAAGAAGCAAAACTGCCCTGGAAACTGCAGTGTCTTTAGGATACACCAA GGGTGCCCAAACGGTTTACTACGATGGGCCAAAAATCAAACTTGATTGA